The following are from one region of the Stanieria sp. NIES-3757 genome:
- the hdc gene encoding histidine decarboxylase codes for MGFQLLSKHKLSAEDQQKLDRFYRDIQTEAERFLGYPCNELFDYSPLFRFLQYPLNNVGDPYLPSNYHLNTHNFECEVLEIFRTLTEATEGSTWGYVTNGGTEGNHYGLFLARELLPEGLVYYSQDAHYSIDKILRCLNLRSIMIRSHDDGRMDLDDLRETLRIHRDLPPIVCATIGTTMKGAVDDIAGIKKIFKDLAIHRHYIHADAALGGMILPFLDNSPPWNFKAGIDSIAISGHKMVGSPIPCGVVLAKKSNVERIAQSVEYIGTLDTTLSGSRNALTPLFLWYAFHTVGIEGFKRIIPACLKMADYAIAQLNKINRNAWRYPYSNTVVFDRPSPEVTRYWQLACQGNLSHLITMPHVTSTQIDHLVADIIASEPIPPLPTLSVTPACELLTSTPDQDITLIGTANHNLLSEVSTALAAEGLSIENLAAVAVESEDVEVVRLRVNNRERALQILNQNLDIGRCYGQARPFGNEEATQVLSQLEYQSVGEDALLVQLDDCPGSLAELLKDCRNEAVKIRNIRLLWRGHGKGVVAIATTSPDALKTLLKDRILLS; via the coding sequence ATGGGTTTCCAATTGCTCTCAAAACATAAACTTTCAGCCGAGGATCAACAAAAACTAGATCGATTCTATCGCGACATTCAGACTGAAGCAGAGCGATTTCTTGGTTATCCTTGTAATGAATTGTTTGACTATTCGCCTTTATTTCGGTTTCTGCAATATCCCCTTAATAACGTAGGCGATCCTTATCTTCCCAGCAATTATCATCTCAATACCCATAACTTTGAATGCGAAGTTTTAGAGATTTTCCGAACTCTTACTGAGGCAACTGAAGGATCGACTTGGGGTTATGTTACCAATGGAGGTACAGAAGGAAATCATTACGGATTATTTTTAGCCCGAGAACTGCTTCCCGAAGGATTGGTTTATTATTCTCAGGATGCCCACTATTCCATCGATAAAATTCTCCGTTGTCTCAATCTTCGCAGCATTATGATCCGTAGCCATGACGACGGACGAATGGATTTAGATGATTTGCGTGAAACCCTTCGTATTCACCGCGATTTACCGCCTATTGTTTGCGCTACGATTGGCACGACGATGAAAGGTGCTGTAGACGACATTGCAGGAATTAAAAAGATTTTCAAAGATTTAGCTATTCATCGCCACTACATTCATGCTGATGCAGCTTTAGGTGGCATGATTCTGCCTTTTCTTGATAATTCTCCCCCTTGGAATTTCAAAGCAGGCATCGATAGCATTGCTATTAGTGGACACAAAATGGTAGGTTCTCCGATTCCCTGTGGTGTGGTTTTAGCTAAAAAAAGTAATGTTGAGCGCATTGCTCAAAGTGTAGAATATATCGGTACATTAGATACAACTTTAAGCGGTTCACGAAATGCCCTAACACCACTATTTCTGTGGTATGCCTTTCATACAGTTGGGATTGAAGGATTTAAACGAATCATTCCTGCTTGTCTGAAAATGGCTGATTATGCGATCGCCCAACTGAATAAAATTAATCGCAATGCTTGGCGTTATCCTTATTCTAATACCGTCGTTTTTGACCGCCCCTCGCCAGAAGTGACTCGATATTGGCAACTTGCTTGTCAGGGGAATCTCTCTCATCTAATCACAATGCCCCATGTCACCTCAACTCAAATCGATCATTTAGTAGCTGATATAATTGCTTCCGAACCAATTCCCCCTTTACCTACTTTATCGGTTACCCCTGCTTGTGAACTCCTTACCTCCACACCAGATCAAGACATCACTTTAATTGGAACAGCTAATCATAACTTACTGAGCGAAGTATCAACAGCCCTTGCTGCCGAAGGATTGTCAATTGAAAATTTGGCAGCAGTAGCAGTAGAATCGGAAGATGTCGAAGTAGTGCGATTGCGAGTTAATAATCGAGAACGTGCCTTACAAATCCTTAATCAGAATCTTGATATCGGTCGCTGTTATGGACAAGCTCGTCCTTTTGGTAACGAAGAAGCAACACAAGTATTAAGTCAACTTGAATATCAGTCTGTAGGTGAAGATGCCTTGCTGGTACAACTGGATGATTGTCCTGGTTCGCTCGCAGAACTTCTTAAAGATTGTCGCAATGAAGCAGTAAAGATCCGCAATATTCGACTTCTCTGGCGAGGACATGGAAAAGGCGTGGTTGCGATCGCTACAACCTCACCTGATGCCTTAAAAACTTTACTCAAAGATCGAATTCTTCTTTCCTAG
- a CDS encoding DNA gyrase, A subunit encodes MTSSQERIIPTDLSNEMSRSYLEYAMSVIVGRALPDARDGLKPVHRRILFAMYELGLTPDRPFRKCARVVGEVLGKYHPHGDTAVYDALVRMAQDFSMRNPLINGHGNFGSIDNDPPAAMRYTECRLQSLATNALLRDIEADTVDFADNFDGSQQEPVVLPARLPQLLLNGSSGIAVGMATNIPPHNLGELVDGVIALIHNPELSDLELMKYIPGPDFPTGGQILGRGGIKDAYLTGRGSITMRGVADIETIHPRGRPEREAIIVTQLPYQTNKAALIEKIAELVNDKRLEGISDIRDESDRTGMRIVIELKRDAYPRVVLNNLYKQTPIQANFGANMLAIVGGEPQLLTIKRFLEVFLEFRVETITRRTQYQLRKAEERDHLLQGLLVALESIDQVIQLIRHAADAATAKSQLVEILNLSETQADAILQMQLRRLTALEAEKIQAEHEDLLKQILDFRDILATKERIEAIIEEEVSQIKQMHATPRRTEIIQGEGELLDTDLIANEQAIIILTEQGYIKRMPVSTFEAQNRATRGKAAAKIKEDDVIEHFLTCCDHDTVLFFSDRGVVYSISAYQIPAASRTARGVPIVQMLPISQEEKITSIVSVSEFTDNEYLIMLTQKGNIKKTALSAFSNIRANGLIAISLEEGDELRWVRLARTEDSVIIGTRKGMAIHFKADNQQLRPLGRATKGVKSMKLKREDELISMDILPSQIVATIASNGEEEEEETDTEAEEIIIEEANPTGPWLLAITNNGYGKRVPVTKFRLQNRAGMGVRAIKFKNANDKLAAIHVVNPEDELMIITNRGIIIRQAVDAISLQSRNATGVRVQKLDGDDAIAAVALVPPAAEEEE; translated from the coding sequence ATGACCTCTTCCCAGGAACGGATTATTCCTACCGATCTGAGTAATGAAATGTCTCGGTCTTATTTAGAGTACGCCATGAGCGTCATTGTAGGACGGGCGTTACCAGATGCTAGAGATGGTCTGAAACCCGTGCATCGTCGCATTCTCTTTGCCATGTATGAGTTGGGCTTAACTCCAGATCGTCCATTTCGTAAATGCGCCCGTGTTGTCGGGGAAGTTTTAGGTAAATATCATCCCCATGGTGATACTGCCGTATACGATGCTTTGGTAAGGATGGCGCAAGACTTTTCTATGCGCAACCCTTTAATTAATGGTCACGGTAACTTTGGTTCGATTGATAACGATCCCCCCGCAGCAATGCGTTATACAGAGTGTCGCTTACAATCGTTGGCAACTAACGCTTTATTGCGCGATATTGAAGCAGATACAGTAGATTTTGCTGATAATTTTGACGGTTCCCAACAAGAACCAGTTGTTTTACCAGCCAGATTGCCTCAGTTACTTCTTAATGGTTCATCGGGGATCGCGGTGGGGATGGCAACTAATATCCCTCCTCATAATCTAGGTGAGTTAGTCGATGGTGTAATTGCCTTAATTCACAATCCAGAACTTAGCGATCTGGAATTAATGAAATATATTCCTGGTCCTGATTTTCCTACAGGTGGACAGATTTTAGGCAGGGGAGGCATCAAAGATGCTTACCTAACTGGCAGAGGTTCAATTACTATGCGTGGGGTAGCAGATATTGAAACCATTCATCCCCGAGGAAGACCAGAACGAGAAGCGATTATTGTTACCCAATTACCCTATCAAACTAATAAAGCTGCACTGATTGAGAAAATTGCTGAATTAGTTAATGATAAACGTTTAGAAGGAATTTCCGATATTAGGGATGAAAGCGATCGCACTGGAATGCGAATCGTGATTGAGTTAAAAAGAGATGCTTATCCTCGCGTAGTTCTGAACAATCTCTACAAACAAACCCCCATTCAAGCCAATTTTGGCGCAAATATGCTTGCTATAGTGGGTGGAGAACCTCAATTATTAACTATTAAACGGTTCTTGGAAGTTTTTCTCGAGTTTCGGGTTGAGACAATTACTAGAAGAACTCAATATCAACTCCGCAAAGCCGAAGAAAGAGATCATCTCTTACAAGGATTATTAGTTGCTTTAGAAAGTATCGATCAGGTTATTCAATTAATCCGTCATGCAGCCGATGCTGCTACTGCTAAAAGTCAATTAGTTGAGATATTAAATCTATCCGAAACTCAAGCAGATGCCATTCTGCAAATGCAACTACGACGACTCACCGCTTTAGAAGCAGAAAAAATCCAAGCCGAACACGAAGATTTACTCAAACAAATCCTAGATTTTCGTGATATCTTGGCAACAAAAGAGCGGATTGAAGCAATTATTGAAGAGGAAGTTAGCCAAATCAAACAAATGCACGCTACTCCGCGTCGAACAGAAATTATTCAAGGAGAAGGAGAACTTCTCGATACTGATTTAATTGCTAATGAACAAGCGATAATTATTTTAACTGAACAAGGATACATCAAACGTATGCCTGTCAGTACCTTTGAAGCGCAAAATCGAGCAACCAGAGGTAAAGCAGCAGCCAAAATCAAAGAAGATGATGTAATCGAACATTTTCTGACTTGTTGCGACCACGATACCGTGTTATTTTTTAGCGATCGCGGTGTAGTCTATTCGATTAGTGCGTATCAAATTCCTGCTGCTTCTCGTACGGCTAGAGGCGTTCCGATTGTCCAGATGTTGCCCATCTCTCAGGAAGAGAAAATCACTTCTATTGTTTCCGTCAGCGAGTTTACTGATAACGAATACCTAATCATGCTGACTCAAAAAGGAAACATCAAAAAAACTGCCCTCTCTGCTTTTAGTAATATTCGTGCGAATGGTTTAATCGCCATCTCTTTGGAAGAAGGAGACGAACTCAGATGGGTACGTTTAGCTAGAACAGAAGATAGTGTCATTATTGGTACGCGCAAGGGAATGGCCATTCACTTCAAAGCTGACAATCAGCAATTACGACCTTTAGGAAGGGCAACTAAAGGAGTTAAATCGATGAAATTGAAGCGAGAAGATGAATTGATCTCGATGGATATTTTGCCTTCTCAAATAGTTGCAACTATTGCGAGTAATGGTGAGGAAGAAGAAGAAGAAACAGACACAGAAGCAGAAGAAATCATCATCGAAGAAGCTAATCCTACCGGTCCTTGGTTACTCGCAATCACTAATAATGGTTATGGTAAAAGAGTCCCTGTGACTAAGTTCCGTTTACAAAATCGTGCTGGCATGGGAGTAAGAGCCATCAAATTTAAAAATGCCAATGATAAACTAGCTGCAATTCACGTAGTTAATCCTGAAGACGAATTAATGATCATTACTAACCGAGGGATTATTATTCGTCAGGCAGTCGATGCTATCTCTCTTCAATCCAGAAATGCTACGGGAGTAAGAGTACAAAAACTAGATGGCGATGATGCGATCGCTGCTGTAGCTTTAGTACCTCCTGCTGCTGAAGAAGAAGAGTAA
- a CDS encoding hemolysin-type calcium-binding region protein: MAKFTGTSGDDTFPLSSENDLIDGLGGDDLIDGFIGNDTLYGFDGEDTLDGGKGNDILIGEEDNDSLLGYDGADKLYGDDGDDSLYGEANNDTLYGSSGDDLLVGGLGNDLAFGESGNDTLLGLDGSDRLVGDDGDDILEGGAGNDTLYGSDGDDTFVFATILATGVDRIQDFEIDRDKIEVFAEGFEIGTNEYDRFVYNAGTGDLTFDDEVFAKLDPGLDFVPDLDITINPD; this comes from the coding sequence ATGGCTAAATTTACAGGTACAAGTGGTGATGATACCTTTCCTCTTAGTTCTGAAAATGATCTGATTGATGGTCTTGGAGGAGATGATTTGATTGATGGCTTTATTGGTAATGATACCCTTTATGGTTTTGATGGAGAGGACACGCTTGATGGTGGCAAAGGGAACGATATTCTCATAGGAGAAGAAGACAATGATTCCTTACTTGGCTATGACGGTGCAGACAAGTTATACGGAGACGATGGTGATGATAGCCTTTATGGCGAAGCCAATAATGACACTCTCTATGGTTCTAGTGGGGATGATCTTTTAGTTGGTGGACTGGGTAATGATCTTGCCTTTGGAGAATCAGGAAACGATACTCTACTTGGTTTAGATGGTTCTGATCGATTAGTTGGTGATGATGGAGATGATATTCTCGAAGGTGGGGCAGGAAATGATACTCTCTATGGTTCAGATGGAGACGATACTTTTGTTTTTGCTACTATCTTAGCAACAGGAGTAGATAGAATTCAGGACTTTGAGATTGATCGCGATAAAATTGAAGTCTTTGCTGAAGGATTTGAGATTGGGACAAATGAATATGACCGCTTTGTTTACAATGCTGGTACAGGAGATTTAACTTTTGATGACGAAGTATTTGCCAAATTAGACCCTGGTTTAGACTTTGTTCCTGATTTAGATATTACTATCAATCCTGATTAA
- a CDS encoding succinoglycan biosynthesis ketolase: protein MRLIYYKQPNFGDALNLWMWQKLIPNIFDDDPSIAFMGLGTLLNESYQRRV from the coding sequence ATGAGACTTATTTATTATAAACAACCCAATTTTGGTGATGCACTAAATCTTTGGATGTGGCAAAAATTAATTCCAAATATTTTCGATGATGATCCAAGTATCGCATTTATGGGTTTGGGTACTTTATTAAATGAAAGTTATCAACGTCGGGTATAA
- a CDS encoding hypothetical protein (conserved hypothetical protein) produces the protein MPIKVEVLPHNPKWRDEFTKESNRIALALGKNVVAVHHIGSTAIPNIYAKPIIDFLVEVNTIAQVDRCNCAMQELGYEVMGEFGIPRRRYFRKDNQVGIRTHHVHVFEAASPEVERHLAFRDYMIAHQDHAQQYSQLKRELVKKLHWSDIEGYMDGKDEFIKEIEKKAVEWQRLLNKA, from the coding sequence ATGCCGATCAAAGTTGAAGTTTTACCCCATAATCCTAAATGGCGTGATGAATTCACCAAAGAATCAAATCGGATCGCTTTGGCTTTAGGGAAAAATGTAGTAGCAGTTCACCATATTGGTAGCACAGCTATTCCCAATATCTACGCCAAACCTATCATCGATTTCCTAGTTGAAGTTAACACTATAGCTCAAGTAGATCGATGTAATTGTGCCATGCAAGAACTAGGCTATGAAGTTATGGGTGAGTTTGGTATTCCTCGTCGTCGCTATTTTAGGAAAGATAATCAAGTTGGGATCAGGACGCATCATGTCCATGTCTTTGAAGCTGCTTCTCCAGAAGTAGAACGCCATCTAGCGTTTCGAGATTACATGATTGCTCATCAAGATCACGCTCAACAATACAGCCAACTTAAACGCGAGTTGGTCAAAAAGTTACACTGGAGCGATATAGAAGGTTATATGGATGGAAAAGATGAATTCATTAAAGAAATAGAGAAAAAAGCAGTCGAATGGCAGAGATTATTGAACAAAGCTTAA